A region from the Enoplosus armatus isolate fEnoArm2 chromosome 24, fEnoArm2.hap1, whole genome shotgun sequence genome encodes:
- the mcf2la gene encoding guanine nucleotide exchange factor DBS, producing the protein MGEQLSVPEDLEKTLEVLSTISACAVVVNQQKANRIINARRLTDVDEAGFSLPVKTVREEEGNRQEDGMKECTGKQEYGGERFVCISLQEMESYYRYTRCCQQLHNDILQREDGPLYAAEIGSELQKQFAILPGGRGMNGSPIVIFPEFPAFSELEEEEVQNVLSYLTSIPSATASGVGFILVIDRRLDRWAAVRATLLRIAGSFPGNLHLVLVLRPTTLLQRTLSDFLFKYNKDEFKMKVVMLSSVTELHAYIDPGQLTTELGGTQEYCHDSWISHRTAIEAFALMVKTTAQTLQAFGTELAETELPNDAEATTNLLHTHTLKKDKMKEDLQVALSQGGRLLECINEPLQTDPEYSMTYDELENLATVQRLLGQLDETEAAFDDFWERHRTKLEQCLQLRHFEQHFREVRAQLDVTSERLSGFSEVSVSPAHAEHVLRELSGHEDKACDILDCALSLAGEGDRLIENSHYAEDSIRPKCSELRGVCEEISSTLRNKKSLLLRAMELHHALEKASQWCEEGIFLLANQPVDRCQSQDGAEAALQELERYLETAPLHTLADRSAICCQYEAALTTQLRDQVERVFQKQSSVQEMFEKRRVSLKKLAAKQTRPVQPVAPRPEVKSPLSSPNQQRKERRYSADNAICKKVESPIHNGGTRHASLSEEEENLAVLRRHVMNELLETERAYVEELLCVLEGYAAEMDNPAMAPLIPSALLSKKDVLFGNMSEIYQFHKRTFLKELEAYTDCPELVGRCFLERMKDLQIYEAYCQNKPRSESLWRQCSDCAFFQECQKKLEHKLGLDSYLLKPVQRITKYQLLLKELLKYSKGCDGCDDLQEALSSILGILKAVNDSMHLIAITGYEGNLSELGRLLMQGSFSVWTEHKKGHAKVKDLARFKPMQRHLFLHEKALLFCKRREENGEGYEKAPSYSFKHSLSMSAVGITENAKGDNKKFEIWCNSRDEVFIVQAPTPEIKTSWVNEIRKVLTQQLKACRDAIQQKSSDSPSPTSNNTSISLSPFRSSGQKNQKKQEEKKAEPSTISDVNSSSSPKHKDEPVTSPTTDRSSVAKKRFTLQGFSNLKSPKGSALSPEHSSKRHLVKSDPTPFGFKGWNKASLSVDASEENDGYSSSEDPMNSDPEDEVGKKLAPGKYTVVADCEKAGPQELSVKSGDMVQLIREGEEGQWFVKNLRSSKEGWVAAANLLSLISESKSSQSLSSSDGSVSGNLSTSSSCSETYTSFSDIKP; encoded by the exons CCTGTGCTGTGGTCGTCAACCAGCAGAAAGCAAACAGAATCATAAATGCACGCAGACTAACAGACGTG GATGAGGCAGGCTTTTCTCTACCTGTGAAGACGgtaagagaggaagaagggaacaGACAGGAGGACGGGATGAAGGAATGCACAGGAAAACAGGAATATGGAGGAGAGAGATTTGTCTGCATCTCACTGCAGGAGATGGAGAGCTACTACAGATACACCCGCTGCTGTCAACAGCTGCATA ATGACATCCTGCAGAGGGAGGATGGTCCTCTGTATGCAGCAGAAATTGGCTCTGAACTCCAGAAACAGTTTGCCATCCTGCCAG GGGGCCGCGGGATGAACGGCAGCCCCATCGTCATCTTCCCTGAATTCCCGGCTTTCAgcgagctggaggaggaggaggtccaaaatgtcctcagctACCTCACCAGCATACCCAG CGCTACAGCATCAGGAGTGGGTTTCATCCTGGTCATCGACAGACGACTGGACCGATGGGCCGCCGTCAGGGCTACCCTGCTCCGCATCGCT GGTTCATTTCCAGGGAACTTACACTTGGTTCTGGTGTTGCGTCCCACTACTTTGCTCCAGCGGACTCTGTCAGACTTCCTGTTCAAGTACAACAAGGATGAGTTCAAAATGAAG GTGGTGATGCTTAGTTCGGTGACTGAGCTCCATGCCTATATCGACCCAGGACAACTGACCACAGAGCTGGGAGGCACGCAGGAGTACTGTCATGACAGCTGGATCTCACACCgcact GCAATCGAGGCATTCGCCCTCATGGTGAAGACCACGGCTCAGACCCTGCAGGCGTTTGGCACTGAGCTTGCAGAGACAGAATTACCAAACGATGCCGAGGCCACCACCAacctactgcacacacacaccctaaagAAGGATAAAATGAAG GAGGACCTTCAGGTGGCGCTGTCTCAAGGGGGACGCCTGTTGGAGTGTATCAACGAGCCTCTACAGACAGACCCTGAATACAGCATGACCTACGATGAACTGGAGAACTTGGCTACTGTGCAGAG ACTCCTGGGTCAGCTTGATGAAACAGAGGCCGCATTTGATGATTTCTGGGAGCGTCACCGCACCAAGCTGGAGCAGTGTTTACAGCTCCGCCATTTTGAACAGCACTTCCGTGAA GTGCGTGCCCAGCTTGATGTGACATCAGAGCGGTTGTCAGGTTTCTCTGAGGTCAGCGTAAGCCCCGCCCACGCTGAGCACGTCCTCCGAGAGCTCAGTGGCCATGAGGACAAGGCCtgt GACATACTAGACTGCGCCCTGTCGCTGGCTGGTGAAGGCGACAGGCTGATAGAAAATTCCCACTATGCCGAAGACTCCATCAGGCCGAAGTGTAGCGAACtgagaggagtgtgtgaggAGATAAGCTCCACTTTGAGGAACAAGAAGAGCCTCCTGCTCAGGGCGATGGAGCTCCACCACGCTCTGGAGAAG GCATCTCAGTGGTGTGAGGAGGGCATCTTCCTGTTGGCCAACCAGCCAGTGGACCGCTGTCAGTCTCAGGAtggagctgaagcagctctgcAAGAACTGGAGCGATACCTGGAAACAGCGCCGCTACACACCCTCGCCGACCGCAGCGCCATCTGCTGCCAGTATGAGGCAGCGCTCACCACTCAGCTTAGG gacCAGGTAGAGAGAGTTTTCCAGAAGCAAAGCTCTGTACAGGAGATGTTTGAGAAGAGACGCGTCAGCCTGAAGAAACTCGCCGCCAAACAGACCAGACCAGTCCAGCCAGTTGCACCAAGACCTGAAGTGaagtctcctctctcctctccca atcaacagagaaaagagagaagatacTCTGCAGATAATGCCATCTGCAAAAAG gtggaGTCTCCCATACATAACGGTGGCACCAGACATGCTTCTctttcagaagaagaagaaaatctggCAGTACTTCGGCG CCACGTGATGAACGAACTGCTGGAGACGGAGAGAGCATATGTGGAGGAGCtactgtgtgtgctggag GGCTATGCAGCAGAGATGGACAACCCTGCCATGGCTCCCCTCATCCCCAGCGCCCTGCTCAGCAAGAAGGACGTCCTGTTTGGCAACATGTCCGAAATCTACCAGTTTCATAAGAG GACGTTTCTAAAGGAACTGGAAGCGTACACTGACTGCCCAGAACTAGTGGGCCGCTGCTTTTTAGAGAGG ATGAAGGACCTGCAGATCTACGAGGCTTACTGCCAGAATAAACCTCGCTCTGAAAGCTTGTGGAGGCAGTGCTCCGACTGTGCCTTCTTCCAG GAGTGCCAGAAGAAGCTGGAACATAAACTTGGTTTGGACTCCTACCTCCTTAAACCTGTCCAGAGAATCACCAAGTACCAGCTACTGCTTAAG gagctgTTGAAGTACAGTAAGGGCTGCGATGGCTGTGATGACCTACAGGAagctctctcctccatcctggGGATCCTGAAAGCTGTTAACGACTCCATGCACCTCATCGCCATCACAGGATATGAG GGCAACCTGTCTGAGCTGGGTCGCCTGCTGATGCAGGGCTCCTTCAGCGTGTGGACGGAGCACAAAAAAGGTCACGCCAAGGTCAAGGACCTGGCCCGGTTTAAGCCCATGCAGAGGCATCTGTTCCTGCATGAGAAGGCCCTGCTCTTCTgtaagaggagggaggagaacgGGGAGGGCTACGAGAAAGCTCCATCTTACAGCTTCAAACACTCCCTCAGT ATGAGCGCGGTGGGCATCACAGAGAACGCTAAAGGAGACAACAAGAAGTTTGAGATTTGGTGCAACTCCAGAGACGAAGTTTTTATTGTCCAG GCTCCAACACCAGAGATTAAAACATCATGGGTGAACGAGATCCGCAAAGTTCTGACCCAACAGCTCAAAGCCTGCAGAG ATGCCATTCAGCAGAAGAGCTCAGACTCCCCGAGTCCCACCAGCAACAACACCTCCATCTCCCTCAG TCCCTTCCGTAGCAGTGGTCAGAAAAAccagaagaagcaggaggagaagaaggcgGAGCCAAGCACGATCTCTGACGTCAACTCCTCTTCGTCACCAAAACACAAAG ATGAACCAGTGACCAGTCCGACCACTGACAGGTCTTCAGTGGCTAAAAAGCGTTTTACTTTGCAGGGCTTCAGCAATCTCAAGAGTCCAAAAG GCTCGGCCCTGAGCCCCGAGCACAGCTCTAAGCGGCACTTGGTCAAGAGTGACCCCACACCGTTTGGGTTCAAAG GCTGGAACAAGGCATCTCTCTCGGTGGATGCCTCGGAAGAGAACGATGGGTACTCTAGCAGCGAGGATCCAATGAACTCTGACCCCGAGGACGAAGTAGGAAAGAAGCTG GCTCCAGGGAAGTATACGGTGGTGGCGGACTGCGAGAAGGCGGGACCTCAGGAGCTGTCTGTCAAGAGCGGAGACATGGTTCAGCTAatcagagaaggagaggagggacagTG GTTTGTGAAGAACCTTCGCAGCAGTAAGGAGGGCTGGGTGGCAGCAGCAAACCTCCTCAGCCTCATCTCAGAGTCCAAGTCGTCCCAGTCGCTCAGCAGCTCAG ATGGCAGCGTCTCCGGGAACCTCAGCACTTCTTCCAGCTGCAGTGAGACCTACACCAGCTTCTCTGACATCAAACCCTGA